Part of the Candidatus Edwardsbacteria bacterium genome, CTAAACAGGGTTTTGTTTGGTCAATAGAACATAGGAGCGCATTTCAACGGCGCTCCTACTGTCTTTCAATCAAGATTTTGCTATTATCATATCATGTTCAATTTGATGCAAAGCCTGCAGCAGGCCCTGGGTCTGCTGCAGAAATTCGACCCCGAGATCTGGCAGATAGTCCTGTTATCCCTGCAGGTCTCTTTAGCCTCTTCGCTGATCGCCGTCATTTTGGCCGTCCCGCTGTCCCTGGCCATCACCCAGAACGAATTCAAGGGCAAAAGGATCGTCATCGGAACGGTCAACAGCTTCATCGCCATCCCGGCGGTGGTGATCGGGCTGGTCTGCTATCTGCTTCTGTCGCGCTCGGGGCCGCTGGGTTTCTGGCATCTACTGTATACGCCCTCGGCCATCATTATCGCCCAGACCCTGCTGATCATCCCGCTGATGACAGGCCTAAGCATCTCGGCCCTGCAAAGTCTGGGACATAGAGTGAAGGAGACCATGATCACCCTGGGGGCCGGCCGCTGGCATCTTACTT contains:
- a CDS encoding ABC transporter permease; translation: MFNLMQSLQQALGLLQKFDPEIWQIVLLSLQVSLASSLIAVILAVPLSLAITQNEFKGKRIVIGTVNSFIAIPAVVIGLVCYLLLSRSGPLGFWHLLYTPSAIIIAQTLLIIPLMTGLSISALQSLGHRVKETMITLGAGRWHLTLGIMREVRFALAAAFITGFSRVLGETGMTMMVGGNIRGETRVMTTSIALETIKGNFELGIALGLVLLIVAIGINIVLQAVQGRAGR